A single genomic interval of Pseudorca crassidens isolate mPseCra1 chromosome 19, mPseCra1.hap1, whole genome shotgun sequence harbors:
- the LLGL1 gene encoding lethal(2) giant larvae protein homolog 1 isoform X6, translating to MMKFRFRRQGADPQREKLKQELFAFHKTVEHGFPNQPSALAFDPELRIMAIGTRSGAVKIYGAPGVEFTGLHRDAATVTQMHFLPGQGRLLTLLDDSSLHLWEVVHHNGCAHLEEALHHQPPSRPGFDGASGLPSLARITVVLLVAAGDLAALGTEGGSVFFLDVPTLTLLEGQTLGPDEVLRSVPDDYRCGKALGPVESLQGHLRDPTKILIGYSRGLLVIWNRAARCADRIFLGNQQLESVCWERSGRTLVSSHSDGSYAVWATDAGDSPTTQPTVATTPYGPFPCKAISKILWRNCASGEHFIVFSGGMPRASYGDRHCVSVLQAETLVTLDFTSRVIDFFTVHSTRPEDEFDEPQALAVLLEEELVVLDLQTPGWPAVPAPYLAPLHSSAITCSAHVANVPAKLWARIVSAGEQQNPQPASGASSWPITGGRNLAQEPTQRGLLLTGHEDGTVRFWDASGVALRPLYKLSTAGLFQTDCEHADSLAQAAEDDWPPFRKVGCFDPYSDDPRLGVQKVALCKYTAQMVVAGTAGQVLVLELSDEPSDQAVGVASVDLLQDREGFTWKGHERLSPRTGPLPWPAGFQPRALVQCLPPAAVTAVTLHAEWGLVAFGTSHGFGLFDYLRRSPVLARCTLHPNDSLAMEGPLSRVKSLKKSLRQSFRRIRKSRVSGKKRLTAASSKLQEANAQLAEQAGPHDVEVTPVQRRIEPRSADDSLSGVVRCLYFADTFLRDAAHHGPTMWAGTNSGSVFAYALEVPAAAANSDRRPERAVEAVLGKEVQLMHRAPVVAVAVLDGRGRPLPEPYEASRDLAQAPDMQGGHAVLIASEEQFKVFTLPKVSAKTKFKLTAHEGCRVRKVALATFASVACEDYAETCLACLTNLGDVHVFSVPGLRPQVHYACIRKEDISGIASCVFTRHGQGFYLISPSEFERFSLSARNITEPLCSLDISWPRDAMRARPQESPKLSQANGTPGVVLGPQSRSGSPDPTRSEGTDTPELPEATLSPTSVDSATSADTTLDTTGDVTVEDVKDFLGSSEESEKNLRNLSEDEARACPILIG from the exons ATGATGAAGTTTCGGTTCCGCAGACAGGGCGCCGACCCGCAGCGCGAGAAGCTCAAGCAGGAGCTCTTCGCCTTCCACAAG ACCGTGGAGCATGGCTTCCCCAACCAGCCCAGCGCCCTGGCCTTTGACCCTGAGCTTCGCATCATGGCCATCGGCACCCGGTCTGGGGCTGTCAAGAT CTATGGTGCCCCCGGCGTGGAGTTCACGGGCCTGCATCGAGACGCGGCCACCGTCACCCAGATGCACTTCCTGCCCGGCCAG GGCCGCCTCCTGACCCTGCTGGACGACAGCAGCCTCCATCTTTGGGAGGTCGTCCACCACAACGGCTGCGCCCACCTGGAGGAAGCCCTCCACCACCAGCCACCCAGTCGCCCGGGCTTTGATGGTGCCAG TGGCCTGCCCAGCCTCGCCCGCATCACTGTGGTCCTGCTGGTGGCTGCCGGTGACCTGGCAGCCCTGGGCACTGAGGGCGGAAGCGTCTTCTTCCTGGATGTTCCCACCCTGACGCTGCTCGAGGGGCAGACCCTTGGCCCGGACGAGGTTCTGCGAAG CGTGCCTGACGACTACCGGTGCGGGAAGGCCCTGGGCCCCGTGGAGTCTCTCCAGGGGCACCTGCGGGACCCCACCAAGATCCTTATCGGCTACAGCCGAGGCCTGCTGGTCATCTGGAACCGGGCCGCGCGGTGTGCTGACCGCATCTTCCTGGGGAACCAG CAGCTGGAGAGTGTGTGCTGGGAGCGCAGTGGCCGCACGCTGGTCAGCTCGCACAGCGACGGCAGCTACGCCGTCTGGGCCACGGACGCCGGCGACTCCCCGACGACACAGCCCACCGTGGCCACCACGCCCTACG gccccttcccctGCAAAGCCATCAGCAAGATCCTGTGGCGAAACTGTGCGTCGGG TGAGCACTTCATCGTCTTCAGCGGTGGCATGCCCCGCGCCAGCTATGGCGACCGCCACTGCGTGAGTGTGCTCCAGGCCGAGACCCTGGTGACGCTGGACTTCACCTCCCGCGTCATCGACTTCTTCACGGTGCACAGCACGCGGCCCGAGGACG AGTTCGACGAGCCCCAGGCCCTGGCCGTGCTGCTCGAAGAGGAGCTGGTGGTGCTGGACCTGCAGACGCCCGGCTGGCCGGCCGTGCCCGCCCCATACCTGGCCCCGCTGCACTCGTCCGCCATCACCTGCTCGGCCCACGTCGCCAACGTCCCCGCCAAGCTGTGGGCCCGCATCGTGAGCGCTGGCGAGCAGCAGAACCCCCAGCCGGCCTCGGGTGCCTCG AGCTGGCCTATCACCGGGGGCCGGAACCTGGCTCAGGAGCCGACCCAGCGAGGGCTGCTGCTGACCGG GCACGAGGATGGCACTGTGCGGTTCTGGGACGCCTCCGGCGTGGCCCTGCGGCCGCTCTACAAGCTGAGCACCGCCGGCCTCTTTCAGACAGACTGCGAGCATGCCGACAGCCTGGCGCAGGCCGCCGAGGACGACTGGCCACCCTTCCGCAAG GTGGGCTGCTTCGACCCCTACAGCGACGATCCACGTCTTGGCGTGCAGAAGGTGGCGCTCTGCAAGTACACCGCCCAGATGGTGGTGGCCGGCACCGCGGGCCAG GTGCTGGTGCTGGAGTTAAGTGATGAGCCGTCGGATCAGGCGGTGGGCGTGGCCAGCGTGGACCTCCTCCAGGACCGTGAGGGCTTCACGTGGAAGGGCCACGAGCGGCTGAGCCCACGCACAGGGCCGCTGCCCTGGCCGGCCGGCTTCCAGCCCCGCGCACTGGTTCAGTGCCTGCCGCCGGCTGCTGTCACTGCCGTCACGCTCCACGCTGAGTGGGGCCTTGTGGCCTTTGGCACCAGCCACGGCTTTGGCCTCTTCGACTACCTGCGCAGGAGCCCCGTGCTGGCCAG GTGCACCCTGCACCCCAACGACTCCCTGGCCATGGAGGGGCCGCTGTCCCGCGTGAAGTCGCTCAAGAAGTCACTGCGCCAGTCCTTCCGGCGCATCCGCAAAAGCCGCGTCTCGGGCAAGAAGCGCTTGACTGCCGCCAGCAGCAAG TTGCAGGAGGCCAACGCGCAGCTGGCGGAGCAGGCCGGCCCCCACGACGTGGAGGTGACGCCCGTGCAGCGCCGCATTGAGCCCCGCTCGGCCGATGACTCCCTCTCGGGCGTCGTGCGCTGCCTCTACTTCGCCGACACCTTCCTTCGCGACG CGGCCCACCACGGCCCCACCATGTGGGCGGGCACCAACTCGGGCTCCGTGTTTGCCTATGCGCTGGAGGTGCCCGCGGCAGCGGCGAACAGTGACAGGCGGCCCGAGCGGGCAGTGGAGGCCGTGCTGGGCAAGGAGGTACAGCTGATGCACCGCGCACCCGTGGTGGCCGTGGCCGTGCTGGATGGACGCGGCCGCCCGCTGCCGGAGCCCTACGAGGCCTCAAGGGACCTGGCACAGGCGCCTGACATGCAGGGCGGCCACGCTGTGCTTATCGCATCTGAGGAGCAGTTCAAG GTGTTCACGCTGCCCAAAGTGAGCGCCAAGACCAAGTTCAAGCTGACGGCCCACGAGGGCTGCCGCGTGCGCAAGGTGGCCCTGGCCACCTTTGCCAGCGTGGCCTGCGAGGACTACGCCGAGACCTGCCTGGCCTGCCTCACCAACCTGGGCGACGTGCACGTGTTCTCGGTGCCCGGCCTGCGGCCCCAGGTGCACTATGCCTGCATCCGCAAGGAGGACATCAGTGGCATCGCTTCCTGCGTCTTCACACGACACGGCCAGG GGTTCTACCTGATTTCCCCGTCGGAGTTCGAGCGCTTTTCCCTGAGCGCCCGGAACATCACGGAGCCGCTCTGCTCTCTGGACATCAGTTGGCCCCGTGATGCCATGCGTGCCAG GCCCCAAGAGTCGCCCAAGCTGAGCCAGGCTAACGGGACCCCTGGCGTCGTCCTGGGTCCACAGAGCCGCAGCGGAAGCCCCGATCCCACCCGCAGCGAGGGAACTG ACACCCCGGAGCTGCCTGAGGCCACGCTCTCACCCACGTCCGTTGACTCAGCCACCAGTGCCGACACGACGCTGGACACGACAGGGGACGTGACGGTGGAGGATGTGAAGGACTTCCTGGG ctcTTCGGAGGAATCTGAGAAGAACCTGCGGAACCTGTCAGAGGACGAGGCCCGAGCCTGCCCCATCCTGATTGGATGA
- the LLGL1 gene encoding lethal(2) giant larvae protein homolog 1 isoform X3, which translates to MMKFRFRRQGADPQREKLKQELFAFHKTVEHGFPNQPSALAFDPELRIMAIGTRSGAVKIYGAPGVEFTGLHRDAATVTQMHFLPGQGRLLTLLDDSSLHLWEVVHHNGCAHLEEALHHQPPSRPGFDGASGLPSLARITVVLLVAAGDLAALGTEGGSVFFLDVPTLTLLEGQTLGPDEVLRSVPDDYRCGKALGPVESLQGHLRDPTKILIGYSRGLLVIWNRAARCADRIFLGNQQLESVCWERSGRTLVSSHSDGSYAVWATDAGDSPTTQPTVATTPYGPFPCKAISKILWRNCASGEHFIVFSGGMPRASYGDRHCVSVLQAETLVTLDFTSRVIDFFTVHSTRPEDEFDEPQALAVLLEEELVVLDLQTPGWPAVPAPYLAPLHSSAITCSAHVANVPAKLWARIVSAGEQQNPQPASGASSWPITGGRNLAQEPTQRGLLLTGHEDGTVRFWDASGVALRPLYKLSTAGLFQTDCEHADSLAQAAEDDWPPFRKVGCFDPYSDDPRLGVQKVALCKYTAQMVVAGTAGQVLVLELSDEPSDQAVGVASVDLLQDREGFTWKGHERLSPRTGPLPWPAGFQPRALVQCLPPAAVTAVTLHAEWGLVAFGTSHGFGLFDYLRRSPVLARCTLHPNDSLAMEGPLSRVKSLKKSLRQSFRRIRKSRVSGKKRLTAASSKEANAQLAEQAGPHDVEVTPVQRRIEPRSADDSLSGVVRCLYFADTFLRDAHRPPAAHHGPTMWAGTNSGSVFAYALEVPAAAANSDRRPERAVEAVLGKEVQLMHRAPVVAVAVLDGRGRPLPEPYEASRDLAQAPDMQGGHAVLIASEEQFKVFTLPKVSAKTKFKLTAHEGCRVRKVALATFASVACEDYAETCLACLTNLGDVHVFSVPGLRPQVHYACIRKEDISGIASCVFTRHGQGFYLISPSEFERFSLSARNITEPLCSLDISWPRDAMRASYRPQESPKLSQANGTPGVVLGPQSRSGSPDPTRSEGTDTPELPEATLSPTSVDSATSADTTLDTTGDVTVEDVKDFLGSSEESEKNLRNLSEDEARACPILIG; encoded by the exons ATGATGAAGTTTCGGTTCCGCAGACAGGGCGCCGACCCGCAGCGCGAGAAGCTCAAGCAGGAGCTCTTCGCCTTCCACAAG ACCGTGGAGCATGGCTTCCCCAACCAGCCCAGCGCCCTGGCCTTTGACCCTGAGCTTCGCATCATGGCCATCGGCACCCGGTCTGGGGCTGTCAAGAT CTATGGTGCCCCCGGCGTGGAGTTCACGGGCCTGCATCGAGACGCGGCCACCGTCACCCAGATGCACTTCCTGCCCGGCCAG GGCCGCCTCCTGACCCTGCTGGACGACAGCAGCCTCCATCTTTGGGAGGTCGTCCACCACAACGGCTGCGCCCACCTGGAGGAAGCCCTCCACCACCAGCCACCCAGTCGCCCGGGCTTTGATGGTGCCAG TGGCCTGCCCAGCCTCGCCCGCATCACTGTGGTCCTGCTGGTGGCTGCCGGTGACCTGGCAGCCCTGGGCACTGAGGGCGGAAGCGTCTTCTTCCTGGATGTTCCCACCCTGACGCTGCTCGAGGGGCAGACCCTTGGCCCGGACGAGGTTCTGCGAAG CGTGCCTGACGACTACCGGTGCGGGAAGGCCCTGGGCCCCGTGGAGTCTCTCCAGGGGCACCTGCGGGACCCCACCAAGATCCTTATCGGCTACAGCCGAGGCCTGCTGGTCATCTGGAACCGGGCCGCGCGGTGTGCTGACCGCATCTTCCTGGGGAACCAG CAGCTGGAGAGTGTGTGCTGGGAGCGCAGTGGCCGCACGCTGGTCAGCTCGCACAGCGACGGCAGCTACGCCGTCTGGGCCACGGACGCCGGCGACTCCCCGACGACACAGCCCACCGTGGCCACCACGCCCTACG gccccttcccctGCAAAGCCATCAGCAAGATCCTGTGGCGAAACTGTGCGTCGGG TGAGCACTTCATCGTCTTCAGCGGTGGCATGCCCCGCGCCAGCTATGGCGACCGCCACTGCGTGAGTGTGCTCCAGGCCGAGACCCTGGTGACGCTGGACTTCACCTCCCGCGTCATCGACTTCTTCACGGTGCACAGCACGCGGCCCGAGGACG AGTTCGACGAGCCCCAGGCCCTGGCCGTGCTGCTCGAAGAGGAGCTGGTGGTGCTGGACCTGCAGACGCCCGGCTGGCCGGCCGTGCCCGCCCCATACCTGGCCCCGCTGCACTCGTCCGCCATCACCTGCTCGGCCCACGTCGCCAACGTCCCCGCCAAGCTGTGGGCCCGCATCGTGAGCGCTGGCGAGCAGCAGAACCCCCAGCCGGCCTCGGGTGCCTCG AGCTGGCCTATCACCGGGGGCCGGAACCTGGCTCAGGAGCCGACCCAGCGAGGGCTGCTGCTGACCGG GCACGAGGATGGCACTGTGCGGTTCTGGGACGCCTCCGGCGTGGCCCTGCGGCCGCTCTACAAGCTGAGCACCGCCGGCCTCTTTCAGACAGACTGCGAGCATGCCGACAGCCTGGCGCAGGCCGCCGAGGACGACTGGCCACCCTTCCGCAAG GTGGGCTGCTTCGACCCCTACAGCGACGATCCACGTCTTGGCGTGCAGAAGGTGGCGCTCTGCAAGTACACCGCCCAGATGGTGGTGGCCGGCACCGCGGGCCAG GTGCTGGTGCTGGAGTTAAGTGATGAGCCGTCGGATCAGGCGGTGGGCGTGGCCAGCGTGGACCTCCTCCAGGACCGTGAGGGCTTCACGTGGAAGGGCCACGAGCGGCTGAGCCCACGCACAGGGCCGCTGCCCTGGCCGGCCGGCTTCCAGCCCCGCGCACTGGTTCAGTGCCTGCCGCCGGCTGCTGTCACTGCCGTCACGCTCCACGCTGAGTGGGGCCTTGTGGCCTTTGGCACCAGCCACGGCTTTGGCCTCTTCGACTACCTGCGCAGGAGCCCCGTGCTGGCCAG GTGCACCCTGCACCCCAACGACTCCCTGGCCATGGAGGGGCCGCTGTCCCGCGTGAAGTCGCTCAAGAAGTCACTGCGCCAGTCCTTCCGGCGCATCCGCAAAAGCCGCGTCTCGGGCAAGAAGCGCTTGACTGCCGCCAGCAGCAAG GAGGCCAACGCGCAGCTGGCGGAGCAGGCCGGCCCCCACGACGTGGAGGTGACGCCCGTGCAGCGCCGCATTGAGCCCCGCTCGGCCGATGACTCCCTCTCGGGCGTCGTGCGCTGCCTCTACTTCGCCGACACCTTCCTTCGCGACG CCCATCGTCCCCCAGCGGCCCACCACGGCCCCACCATGTGGGCGGGCACCAACTCGGGCTCCGTGTTTGCCTATGCGCTGGAGGTGCCCGCGGCAGCGGCGAACAGTGACAGGCGGCCCGAGCGGGCAGTGGAGGCCGTGCTGGGCAAGGAGGTACAGCTGATGCACCGCGCACCCGTGGTGGCCGTGGCCGTGCTGGATGGACGCGGCCGCCCGCTGCCGGAGCCCTACGAGGCCTCAAGGGACCTGGCACAGGCGCCTGACATGCAGGGCGGCCACGCTGTGCTTATCGCATCTGAGGAGCAGTTCAAG GTGTTCACGCTGCCCAAAGTGAGCGCCAAGACCAAGTTCAAGCTGACGGCCCACGAGGGCTGCCGCGTGCGCAAGGTGGCCCTGGCCACCTTTGCCAGCGTGGCCTGCGAGGACTACGCCGAGACCTGCCTGGCCTGCCTCACCAACCTGGGCGACGTGCACGTGTTCTCGGTGCCCGGCCTGCGGCCCCAGGTGCACTATGCCTGCATCCGCAAGGAGGACATCAGTGGCATCGCTTCCTGCGTCTTCACACGACACGGCCAGG GGTTCTACCTGATTTCCCCGTCGGAGTTCGAGCGCTTTTCCCTGAGCGCCCGGAACATCACGGAGCCGCTCTGCTCTCTGGACATCAGTTGGCCCCGTGATGCCATGCGTGCCAG CTACAGGCCCCAAGAGTCGCCCAAGCTGAGCCAGGCTAACGGGACCCCTGGCGTCGTCCTGGGTCCACAGAGCCGCAGCGGAAGCCCCGATCCCACCCGCAGCGAGGGAACTG ACACCCCGGAGCTGCCTGAGGCCACGCTCTCACCCACGTCCGTTGACTCAGCCACCAGTGCCGACACGACGCTGGACACGACAGGGGACGTGACGGTGGAGGATGTGAAGGACTTCCTGGG ctcTTCGGAGGAATCTGAGAAGAACCTGCGGAACCTGTCAGAGGACGAGGCCCGAGCCTGCCCCATCCTGATTGGATGA
- the LLGL1 gene encoding lethal(2) giant larvae protein homolog 1 isoform X4: protein MMKFRFRRQGADPQREKLKQELFAFHKTVEHGFPNQPSALAFDPELRIMAIGTRSGAVKIYGAPGVEFTGLHRDAATVTQMHFLPGQGRLLTLLDDSSLHLWEVVHHNGCAHLEEALHHQPPSRPGFDGASGLPSLARITVVLLVAAGDLAALGTEGGSVFFLDVPTLTLLEGQTLGPDEVLRSVPDDYRCGKALGPVESLQGHLRDPTKILIGYSRGLLVIWNRAARCADRIFLGNQQLESVCWERSGRTLVSSHSDGSYAVWATDAGDSPTTQPTVATTPYGPFPCKAISKILWRNCASGEHFIVFSGGMPRASYGDRHCVSVLQAETLVTLDFTSRVIDFFTVHSTRPEDEFDEPQALAVLLEEELVVLDLQTPGWPAVPAPYLAPLHSSAITCSAHVANVPAKLWARIVSAGEQQNPQPASGASSWPITGGRNLAQEPTQRGLLLTGHEDGTVRFWDASGVALRPLYKLSTAGLFQTDCEHADSLAQAAEDDWPPFRKVGCFDPYSDDPRLGVQKVALCKYTAQMVVAGTAGQVLVLELSDEPSDQAVGVASVDLLQDREGFTWKGHERLSPRTGPLPWPAGFQPRALVQCLPPAAVTAVTLHAEWGLVAFGTSHGFGLFDYLRRSPVLARCTLHPNDSLAMEGPLSRVKSLKKSLRQSFRRIRKSRVSGKKRLTAASSKLQEANAQLAEQAGPHDVEVTPVQRRIEPRSADDSLSGVVRCLYFADTFLRDAHRPPAAHHGPTMWAGTNSGSVFAYALEVPAAAANSDRRPERAVEAVLGKEVQLMHRAPVVAVAVLDGRGRPLPEPYEASRDLAQAPDMQGGHAVLIASEEQFKVFTLPKVSAKTKFKLTAHEGCRVRKVALATFASVACEDYAETCLACLTNLGDVHVFSVPGLRPQVHYACIRKEDISGIASCVFTRHGQGFYLISPSEFERFSLSARNITEPLCSLDISWPRDAMRARPQESPKLSQANGTPGVVLGPQSRSGSPDPTRSEGTDTPELPEATLSPTSVDSATSADTTLDTTGDVTVEDVKDFLGSSEESEKNLRNLSEDEARACPILIG, encoded by the exons ATGATGAAGTTTCGGTTCCGCAGACAGGGCGCCGACCCGCAGCGCGAGAAGCTCAAGCAGGAGCTCTTCGCCTTCCACAAG ACCGTGGAGCATGGCTTCCCCAACCAGCCCAGCGCCCTGGCCTTTGACCCTGAGCTTCGCATCATGGCCATCGGCACCCGGTCTGGGGCTGTCAAGAT CTATGGTGCCCCCGGCGTGGAGTTCACGGGCCTGCATCGAGACGCGGCCACCGTCACCCAGATGCACTTCCTGCCCGGCCAG GGCCGCCTCCTGACCCTGCTGGACGACAGCAGCCTCCATCTTTGGGAGGTCGTCCACCACAACGGCTGCGCCCACCTGGAGGAAGCCCTCCACCACCAGCCACCCAGTCGCCCGGGCTTTGATGGTGCCAG TGGCCTGCCCAGCCTCGCCCGCATCACTGTGGTCCTGCTGGTGGCTGCCGGTGACCTGGCAGCCCTGGGCACTGAGGGCGGAAGCGTCTTCTTCCTGGATGTTCCCACCCTGACGCTGCTCGAGGGGCAGACCCTTGGCCCGGACGAGGTTCTGCGAAG CGTGCCTGACGACTACCGGTGCGGGAAGGCCCTGGGCCCCGTGGAGTCTCTCCAGGGGCACCTGCGGGACCCCACCAAGATCCTTATCGGCTACAGCCGAGGCCTGCTGGTCATCTGGAACCGGGCCGCGCGGTGTGCTGACCGCATCTTCCTGGGGAACCAG CAGCTGGAGAGTGTGTGCTGGGAGCGCAGTGGCCGCACGCTGGTCAGCTCGCACAGCGACGGCAGCTACGCCGTCTGGGCCACGGACGCCGGCGACTCCCCGACGACACAGCCCACCGTGGCCACCACGCCCTACG gccccttcccctGCAAAGCCATCAGCAAGATCCTGTGGCGAAACTGTGCGTCGGG TGAGCACTTCATCGTCTTCAGCGGTGGCATGCCCCGCGCCAGCTATGGCGACCGCCACTGCGTGAGTGTGCTCCAGGCCGAGACCCTGGTGACGCTGGACTTCACCTCCCGCGTCATCGACTTCTTCACGGTGCACAGCACGCGGCCCGAGGACG AGTTCGACGAGCCCCAGGCCCTGGCCGTGCTGCTCGAAGAGGAGCTGGTGGTGCTGGACCTGCAGACGCCCGGCTGGCCGGCCGTGCCCGCCCCATACCTGGCCCCGCTGCACTCGTCCGCCATCACCTGCTCGGCCCACGTCGCCAACGTCCCCGCCAAGCTGTGGGCCCGCATCGTGAGCGCTGGCGAGCAGCAGAACCCCCAGCCGGCCTCGGGTGCCTCG AGCTGGCCTATCACCGGGGGCCGGAACCTGGCTCAGGAGCCGACCCAGCGAGGGCTGCTGCTGACCGG GCACGAGGATGGCACTGTGCGGTTCTGGGACGCCTCCGGCGTGGCCCTGCGGCCGCTCTACAAGCTGAGCACCGCCGGCCTCTTTCAGACAGACTGCGAGCATGCCGACAGCCTGGCGCAGGCCGCCGAGGACGACTGGCCACCCTTCCGCAAG GTGGGCTGCTTCGACCCCTACAGCGACGATCCACGTCTTGGCGTGCAGAAGGTGGCGCTCTGCAAGTACACCGCCCAGATGGTGGTGGCCGGCACCGCGGGCCAG GTGCTGGTGCTGGAGTTAAGTGATGAGCCGTCGGATCAGGCGGTGGGCGTGGCCAGCGTGGACCTCCTCCAGGACCGTGAGGGCTTCACGTGGAAGGGCCACGAGCGGCTGAGCCCACGCACAGGGCCGCTGCCCTGGCCGGCCGGCTTCCAGCCCCGCGCACTGGTTCAGTGCCTGCCGCCGGCTGCTGTCACTGCCGTCACGCTCCACGCTGAGTGGGGCCTTGTGGCCTTTGGCACCAGCCACGGCTTTGGCCTCTTCGACTACCTGCGCAGGAGCCCCGTGCTGGCCAG GTGCACCCTGCACCCCAACGACTCCCTGGCCATGGAGGGGCCGCTGTCCCGCGTGAAGTCGCTCAAGAAGTCACTGCGCCAGTCCTTCCGGCGCATCCGCAAAAGCCGCGTCTCGGGCAAGAAGCGCTTGACTGCCGCCAGCAGCAAG TTGCAGGAGGCCAACGCGCAGCTGGCGGAGCAGGCCGGCCCCCACGACGTGGAGGTGACGCCCGTGCAGCGCCGCATTGAGCCCCGCTCGGCCGATGACTCCCTCTCGGGCGTCGTGCGCTGCCTCTACTTCGCCGACACCTTCCTTCGCGACG CCCATCGTCCCCCAGCGGCCCACCACGGCCCCACCATGTGGGCGGGCACCAACTCGGGCTCCGTGTTTGCCTATGCGCTGGAGGTGCCCGCGGCAGCGGCGAACAGTGACAGGCGGCCCGAGCGGGCAGTGGAGGCCGTGCTGGGCAAGGAGGTACAGCTGATGCACCGCGCACCCGTGGTGGCCGTGGCCGTGCTGGATGGACGCGGCCGCCCGCTGCCGGAGCCCTACGAGGCCTCAAGGGACCTGGCACAGGCGCCTGACATGCAGGGCGGCCACGCTGTGCTTATCGCATCTGAGGAGCAGTTCAAG GTGTTCACGCTGCCCAAAGTGAGCGCCAAGACCAAGTTCAAGCTGACGGCCCACGAGGGCTGCCGCGTGCGCAAGGTGGCCCTGGCCACCTTTGCCAGCGTGGCCTGCGAGGACTACGCCGAGACCTGCCTGGCCTGCCTCACCAACCTGGGCGACGTGCACGTGTTCTCGGTGCCCGGCCTGCGGCCCCAGGTGCACTATGCCTGCATCCGCAAGGAGGACATCAGTGGCATCGCTTCCTGCGTCTTCACACGACACGGCCAGG GGTTCTACCTGATTTCCCCGTCGGAGTTCGAGCGCTTTTCCCTGAGCGCCCGGAACATCACGGAGCCGCTCTGCTCTCTGGACATCAGTTGGCCCCGTGATGCCATGCGTGCCAG GCCCCAAGAGTCGCCCAAGCTGAGCCAGGCTAACGGGACCCCTGGCGTCGTCCTGGGTCCACAGAGCCGCAGCGGAAGCCCCGATCCCACCCGCAGCGAGGGAACTG ACACCCCGGAGCTGCCTGAGGCCACGCTCTCACCCACGTCCGTTGACTCAGCCACCAGTGCCGACACGACGCTGGACACGACAGGGGACGTGACGGTGGAGGATGTGAAGGACTTCCTGGG ctcTTCGGAGGAATCTGAGAAGAACCTGCGGAACCTGTCAGAGGACGAGGCCCGAGCCTGCCCCATCCTGATTGGATGA